A region of Clostridia bacterium DNA encodes the following proteins:
- a CDS encoding peptidoglycan bridge formation glycyltransferase FemA/FemB family protein, with protein sequence MKTYICDDRQKYKDFLLSHSKCNFAQSPEWADVKSEWKSKIIMAEDDSGNITGAMNILIRKIPFFNYTIMMASRAPVCDPHDEKTIRALMECAKQLAKIHKSYVLMLEPDVEIEDREFGQLVRNMGFIVKNDSKNFEGINPRFVYRKDIKGMSEEELMQSFHQKWRYNIRLAERKGVEVRIGDKSNIPEFHKIMIETGLRDNFVTRSISYFEKMYDCMAPDHLRLYLAYYEGKIIAGTITIMYGKKCWYLYGASSNAYRNVMATYLLQWEAMKWALESGCDVYDFRGVSGDMDENNPLYGIYRFKKGFNGQLVELIGEIDYIFKPLIYLVVDKGFKALRAIRSKIYKLKHADSAAKAKNQE encoded by the coding sequence ATGAAAACTTACATATGCGATGACAGACAAAAATATAAGGATTTTCTTCTCTCTCACTCAAAATGCAATTTTGCACAATCACCTGAATGGGCAGATGTAAAATCCGAGTGGAAGAGTAAAATAATCATGGCTGAAGATGATAGTGGTAATATTACAGGCGCTATGAATATTCTGATAAGAAAAATTCCTTTCTTTAACTATACGATTATGATGGCCTCTCGTGCACCTGTATGTGACCCTCATGATGAAAAAACCATCAGGGCACTAATGGAATGTGCAAAACAGCTGGCAAAAATTCATAAGTCCTATGTTCTTATGCTGGAACCCGATGTAGAAATTGAAGACAGGGAGTTTGGGCAGTTGGTAAGAAATATGGGTTTTATAGTCAAAAATGATTCTAAAAACTTTGAAGGTATAAATCCGAGATTTGTATATAGAAAAGATATAAAAGGAATGTCCGAAGAGGAATTGATGCAGTCTTTCCATCAAAAATGGAGATATAATATACGCCTTGCTGAGAGAAAAGGTGTAGAGGTAAGAATAGGCGACAAAAGTAATATCCCCGAGTTCCACAAGATAATGATAGAAACGGGTTTGAGGGACAACTTTGTTACCAGGAGCATTTCATACTTTGAAAAAATGTATGATTGTATGGCCCCAGACCACTTAAGATTATACCTTGCTTACTATGAAGGGAAAATAATAGCAGGTACCATAACAATAATGTACGGCAAAAAATGCTGGTATCTGTATGGTGCAAGCAGTAATGCATACAGGAATGTAATGGCAACGTACCTGCTTCAGTGGGAAGCAATGAAGTGGGCTCTTGAAAGCGGATGCGACGTTTATGATTTCAGGGGTGTATCCGGCGACATGGATGAGAACAATCCGCTTTACGGAATTTACCGTTTCAAAAAAGGATTTAATGGTCAGCTTGTAGAATTAATCGGGGAAATCGACTATATATTCAAGCCATTGATTTATCTCGTGGTCGATAAGGGTTTTAAAGCACTAAGAGCTATCAGGTCAAAAATCTATAAGCTAAAACACGCCGATAGCGCAGCAAAAGCCAAAAATCAGGAATAA
- the alr gene encoding alanine racemase, with protein sequence MKTLVIEKDKLVSNIQCIKNMTSSTIIAVLKGNGYGLGIIEFARILLENGIDYFAVSEIDEAITLRNNGFDNPILLLTSTSIEQEAEIIAKNNIMATVGSVNSAVVMNETGKKLGMVVNVHLKIDTGFGRFGFLPGQIDNYYSLLKSLDNIKILGTYSHLSFSFTKKPKIVQNQFEKFLKCTESLKQNGIETGQLHIANSCAFLRFDVMHLDAVRIGSAFLGRIPIENKYGLSKIGYLKSTIIEFKDIPENSFIGYANTFKTKRNTRIGIVPVGYKDGFGVEKSRDTYRFRDILRYIYNDIKLLRKNLFVRVNGKKARILGRISMYNIIIDLTGVEAEIGDDVLLEINPVLIESSIKREMI encoded by the coding sequence ATGAAAACACTGGTTATAGAAAAAGATAAACTTGTAAGCAATATACAATGCATAAAAAACATGACAAGCTCTACAATAATTGCCGTCCTTAAAGGAAACGGCTACGGCCTCGGTATTATTGAGTTTGCACGGATCCTGCTGGAAAACGGTATTGACTACTTTGCCGTATCTGAGATTGATGAAGCAATAACGTTGAGGAATAATGGATTTGACAACCCTATACTTTTGCTCACGTCAACCAGTATAGAACAGGAAGCTGAAATTATAGCAAAAAATAACATAATGGCAACAGTCGGTTCGGTAAACTCTGCAGTTGTGATGAATGAGACAGGAAAAAAGCTTGGTATGGTTGTAAACGTGCATCTGAAAATAGATACAGGCTTTGGCAGATTTGGCTTTTTGCCCGGGCAGATAGACAACTACTACTCACTCTTAAAATCCCTTGATAATATAAAAATCTTAGGGACTTATTCCCATCTATCATTTTCATTTACCAAAAAGCCTAAAATCGTGCAAAACCAGTTTGAAAAATTCCTAAAATGTACCGAAAGTCTAAAGCAAAACGGGATTGAAACAGGACAGCTTCATATAGCTAATTCCTGTGCCTTTTTAAGGTTTGACGTCATGCATCTTGATGCTGTCAGGATAGGATCTGCGTTTCTAGGGAGAATCCCCATAGAAAACAAGTACGGGCTTTCAAAAATCGGTTATCTGAAATCAACTATAATTGAGTTTAAAGACATTCCCGAAAACAGCTTTATAGGCTATGCAAATACATTCAAAACAAAGAGGAATACGAGGATAGGCATAGTCCCGGTAGGCTACAAGGACGGCTTTGGTGTAGAAAAATCCAGGGATACGTATAGGTTCAGGGATATTCTCAGATATATTTATAATGATATCAAACTCCTTAGGAAGAATCTGTTTGTAAGGGTAAATGGCAAGAAGGCAAGGATACTGGGCAGAATCAGCATGTACAATATTATTATAGATCTGACCGGTGTGGAAGCTGAAATAGGCGATGATGTCCTTTTGGAAATAAATCCGGTCTTGATAGAAAGTTCTATAAAAAGAGAAATGATCTAG
- a CDS encoding M14 family metallocarboxypeptidase, producing MRRIIKIPIFAFVMLLLLSMSYSQVTQNINTVDTLLEGVLPQPKGDLLSPAEEKKVMGAYYVQQAPSVVKPFQVYSYEQMINDAEALKRLYPDLIQTKSLGKTPDGRTLLLIKLGKGNKMITLNGSHHAREYISSTLLMKMVEEYAYCYKMNIPFKGYDARRILDQVTLYIVPMVNPDGVTLVQYGPSKLKNPDSIKKINNGKKTYKSWKANAKGVDLNYQYPFGWEHIRKLKGPRSEGYKGTSPAMETETKILMNFTLENPFLIHAAYHTQGEIIFWYNGQKGDLYSQSKKIGKNLSKVTGYKLLSESSQKKSYGGYKDWTVTTFKKPGFTIELCPYVGNFPYPDKWFNNVWNKAGATGLLLAKEAINIDSYDYQVYKGEKLVQLFNNYQDAVNFSKAYKFDKVAYLGKILWSKSGSP from the coding sequence GTGCGAAGAATTATTAAAATCCCCATCTTTGCATTTGTTATGCTGCTTCTTCTATCTATGAGTTATTCTCAGGTAACGCAAAACATAAATACTGTAGATACGTTGCTTGAAGGTGTACTCCCTCAGCCAAAGGGGGATTTGCTCTCACCTGCCGAGGAAAAAAAGGTAATGGGTGCATATTACGTACAGCAGGCTCCCTCTGTTGTCAAACCCTTTCAAGTGTATTCTTATGAGCAGATGATAAATGATGCCGAAGCGCTGAAAAGACTATATCCTGATTTGATACAAACCAAATCTCTGGGTAAGACACCTGATGGCAGAACACTTTTGCTTATAAAGCTGGGAAAAGGAAATAAAATGATTACCTTAAATGGCAGTCATCATGCCCGTGAATATATTTCTAGCACACTCCTGATGAAGATGGTAGAAGAATATGCATATTGCTATAAGATGAATATTCCTTTTAAGGGGTATGATGCCAGGCGGATACTTGATCAGGTAACTCTTTATATAGTACCGATGGTTAATCCGGATGGTGTCACTCTGGTACAATACGGACCAAGTAAGCTGAAAAATCCGGACAGTATAAAAAAGATAAACAATGGTAAAAAGACCTACAAAAGCTGGAAAGCTAATGCAAAAGGAGTAGATTTGAACTACCAGTACCCTTTTGGCTGGGAGCATATCAGGAAGCTTAAAGGCCCCAGATCCGAGGGTTATAAAGGCACTTCTCCAGCTATGGAGACAGAAACCAAGATATTGATGAATTTTACACTTGAAAATCCGTTTTTGATACATGCAGCATACCATACGCAGGGTGAGATAATATTCTGGTATAACGGACAAAAAGGTGATTTATACAGTCAGTCGAAGAAAATCGGAAAAAACCTCTCCAAGGTTACAGGCTATAAATTACTAAGTGAATCCAGTCAGAAAAAATCTTATGGAGGGTATAAGGACTGGACTGTCACAACATTCAAGAAGCCCGGCTTTACAATTGAGTTATGCCCTTATGTCGGAAATTTTCCATATCCGGATAAATGGTTCAATAATGTATGGAACAAAGCCGGAGCTACAGGACTTCTTCTAGCGAAGGAAGCTATCAATATAGACAGCTATGATTATCAGGTCTATAAAGGTGAAAAACTTGTACAGTTATTTAATAATTACCAGGATGCAGTGAATTTTTCTAAAGCCTATAAGTTTGACAAGGTTGCATATTTGGGTAAAATCCTATGGAGTAAGTCCGGAAGCCCTTAA
- a CDS encoding glutamate-5-semialdehyde dehydrogenase — MDMIKLASQVKEASIKLSAAGTELKNAALQSIADELLKRKDEIIKANTEDLSNAEKEKLAAPLMKRLKFDEAKIADVIDGIKSLIKLEDPVGKTLLANELDDNLELYRVTCPIGVIGIIFESRPDALVQISTLCLKSGNGVLLKGGSEAKETNRILADIVANATEKAGIPSNWVKLLETRSDVNEMLKMDKYIDLIIPRGSNEFVRYIMDNSRIPVMGHADGICHCYVDEEADLQSAVRIVDDSKTQYVAVCNALETLLVNEKVAAEFLPALKKELEKKNVELVGCEGTQSIIPVGAATEEDWKTEYLDYKLSIRLVKDMDEAIAHINTYGSGHTDSIITKSKEKAARFMSLVDSGNVFWNCSTRFSDGFKYGFGAEIGISTSKIHSRGPVGMEGLLIYKYMLLGDGHIVDDYSKKARTFKHKVLDKKFPL; from the coding sequence ATGGATATGATTAAACTGGCTTCCCAGGTCAAGGAAGCTTCAATAAAGTTATCTGCAGCAGGGACTGAACTAAAGAATGCAGCGCTGCAGAGCATAGCCGATGAATTATTAAAAAGAAAAGACGAGATTATTAAGGCGAATACGGAAGATTTGTCAAATGCAGAGAAAGAAAAGCTTGCAGCTCCGCTGATGAAAAGACTGAAATTTGATGAGGCAAAAATCGCTGATGTGATAGATGGAATAAAAAGCCTGATTAAGCTGGAAGACCCTGTTGGGAAAACGCTGCTTGCAAATGAGCTTGATGACAATCTGGAATTGTATAGGGTAACATGCCCTATAGGGGTAATAGGAATCATTTTTGAATCAAGGCCGGATGCCCTTGTACAGATTTCCACGTTATGTTTAAAAAGCGGGAATGGAGTACTGCTTAAGGGTGGATCGGAAGCCAAGGAAACAAACAGGATATTGGCAGACATTGTTGCAAATGCTACAGAAAAAGCAGGTATTCCTTCAAACTGGGTAAAATTGCTCGAAACAAGATCAGATGTCAATGAAATGCTGAAAATGGATAAATATATAGACTTAATCATTCCTAGAGGCTCAAATGAGTTTGTCCGTTATATAATGGATAACTCCAGAATACCGGTAATGGGCCATGCCGACGGTATATGTCACTGCTATGTGGATGAAGAGGCAGATTTGCAAAGTGCGGTAAGAATAGTAGATGACTCTAAAACCCAGTATGTTGCCGTATGCAATGCTCTAGAAACTCTTTTGGTGAATGAAAAGGTGGCGGCTGAGTTCCTCCCTGCACTTAAAAAGGAACTGGAAAAAAAGAATGTGGAACTGGTGGGATGTGAGGGTACACAGTCGATAATTCCCGTAGGAGCAGCTACTGAAGAGGACTGGAAAACAGAGTACCTGGACTATAAACTTTCAATCAGGCTTGTAAAGGATATGGATGAGGCTATTGCGCATATAAACACTTATGGGTCGGGACATACGGACAGCATAATTACAAAGAGTAAAGAGAAAGCAGCCAGATTCATGTCCCTGGTGGACTCGGGTAATGTATTCTGGAATTGCTCTACGAGGTTCAGCGACGGCTTCAAGTATGGATTCGGTGCAGAAATCGGCATAAGTACAAGCAAGATACATTCAAGAGGACCTGTAGGTATGGAAGGACTTTTAATATATAAATATATGCTTCTGGGCGATGGTCATATTGTGGATGATTATTCTAAAAAAGCAAGGACTTTCAAACATAAGGTTTTGGATAAAAAGTTTCCGCTATAA
- the proB gene encoding glutamate 5-kinase yields MNKIREALKDSRRIVIKVGTSTLTYDTGKVNFTRIDRLARVLSDLSNQGKEVVLVTSGAIGVGVDKLKLKEKPKLIPEKQAVAAVGQCELMHIYSKFFSDYGHIVGQILLTRDAVEDEHRRQNVINTFETLLQKEIIPIVNENDSVSVEEIKFGENDTLSAIVSKLIKADLLIILSDIDGLYESDPRNNPDAKMISVVESITPEIEKSAGGAGTKRGTGGMITKLFAAKIATAADVHMVIASGKNPDIVMDIINGKDIGTLFTSGEGKGLKEI; encoded by the coding sequence ATGAATAAAATACGTGAGGCCCTGAAAGATTCCAGAAGGATTGTTATAAAGGTTGGAACTTCAACTCTGACTTATGATACAGGTAAGGTTAACTTTACCAGGATAGATAGACTTGCGAGGGTTTTATCAGACTTATCCAATCAGGGGAAAGAGGTAGTATTAGTAACATCAGGTGCGATAGGAGTAGGGGTTGATAAGTTGAAATTGAAGGAAAAACCCAAACTCATACCTGAAAAGCAAGCTGTTGCTGCCGTCGGACAGTGCGAACTGATGCATATATATAGCAAATTTTTCTCGGATTACGGACATATAGTAGGGCAGATCCTTTTAACAAGGGATGCGGTAGAGGATGAGCATAGAAGACAAAATGTAATTAATACTTTTGAGACTTTGCTGCAAAAAGAAATTATTCCCATAGTCAACGAAAACGATTCTGTTTCTGTTGAGGAAATCAAATTCGGTGAGAATGATACACTTTCAGCAATTGTTTCAAAGCTGATCAAAGCTGATTTATTAATAATTTTATCTGATATTGACGGGCTTTATGAGAGTGACCCGAGAAATAACCCGGATGCGAAAATGATTTCTGTAGTAGAAAGCATAACCCCGGAAATAGAAAAATCAGCAGGGGGTGCCGGTACAAAAAGAGGCACAGGGGGCATGATAACAAAGCTTTTTGCTGCAAAGATAGCAACTGCGGCAGATGTTCATATGGTAATAGCCAGCGGTAAAAACCCTGATATAGTAATGGATATCATAAACGGCAAGGATATAGGAACCTTGTTTACTTCTGGGGAGGGTAAAGGTCTGAAAGAAATATAA
- a CDS encoding phosphatase PAP2 family protein has protein sequence MNGNKVLQILFRACFLLLIPAIQIFYFILNNYSSKVRNISTVLDELIPFSQHFVIPYIYWYVYVFAVLVFFLFADYKYYYRLLACIISGTLICFIIYYFFPTTVPRPEVTGNDLFSSLVRGIYSNDNPYNCFPSIHVLDTILPTLFLLKYTKNKLVGAFAVISYIAITLSTLFIKQHYVWDAVSATILGLAMYFLYTNDYLWSKVPVKRISAYIRLIKMKRAPARN, from the coding sequence ATGAACGGAAACAAGGTACTACAAATTTTATTCAGAGCATGCTTTTTGCTTCTTATTCCTGCAATACAGATTTTTTACTTTATACTGAATAATTACAGCAGTAAGGTAAGAAATATCAGCACAGTTCTGGATGAACTGATACCCTTCAGCCAGCATTTCGTTATACCCTATATATACTGGTATGTGTATGTGTTTGCTGTTCTCGTGTTTTTCCTGTTTGCCGATTACAAATACTATTATAGGCTACTCGCGTGTATTATATCGGGAACTCTGATCTGCTTTATCATTTACTACTTTTTCCCTACAACAGTACCCAGGCCTGAAGTTACAGGAAATGACCTGTTTTCAAGTCTGGTAAGGGGTATATATTCAAATGATAACCCGTATAACTGTTTCCCGAGTATACATGTACTTGATACTATCCTGCCCACATTGTTTTTGCTTAAGTATACGAAAAACAAACTTGTTGGTGCATTTGCGGTTATCAGTTATATAGCTATTACTCTATCAACTTTATTCATAAAGCAGCATTATGTCTGGGATGCTGTTTCTGCAACAATTCTGGGGTTGGCTATGTATTTTCTCTATACAAATGATTACTTATGGAGTAAAGTGCCTGTAAAACGTATATCTGCATATATAAGGCTGATCAAGATGAAAAGAGCACCGGCACGCAATTGA
- a CDS encoding Tad domain-containing protein codes for MAKYFYNISKSRKGTSVVFFAVILTLISGFAALTIDIGSLVWQKNRLASAIDSAALAGAQELITNSGYANSVINTYIQKNIGTLKETNITVDNSNRTIQIKGAKSIETYFARVLGIKTMEIKSSAKAKVENISSLKGARPLAVIQQTFIYGNIYTLKEGAGDGTSGNYAAIALGGTGGSIYRDNLLNGFNSTISVGNQIQTETGNISGTTETCINQLVNGCIHTPRCTYQYYNKNCSRIIFLPIVNTLDVSGRKYVKVLGFGTFFLEGVTNQGGQADVTGRFITYSMQGETSSAVNDYGTYGIRLVE; via the coding sequence ATGGCTAAATACTTCTACAATATAAGCAAGAGCCGCAAGGGAACATCTGTAGTTTTTTTTGCAGTTATTCTTACATTGATTTCAGGTTTTGCTGCTCTAACCATAGATATAGGTTCACTGGTCTGGCAGAAAAACAGACTCGCATCTGCAATAGATTCTGCGGCACTTGCGGGTGCTCAGGAACTAATAACCAACTCCGGCTATGCCAACAGCGTCATAAACACCTATATTCAAAAAAACATAGGTACTTTAAAAGAAACCAATATAACGGTCGATAATAGCAACCGCACCATACAGATTAAAGGAGCCAAAAGTATTGAAACTTACTTTGCCCGTGTACTGGGTATAAAAACAATGGAAATAAAGTCATCAGCTAAGGCTAAGGTTGAAAACATCAGCTCCCTGAAAGGAGCCAGACCTCTTGCGGTAATTCAGCAAACTTTTATATACGGTAATATATATACACTGAAGGAAGGAGCCGGTGACGGAACATCCGGCAACTATGCCGCAATAGCACTGGGAGGAACCGGCGGGTCCATATACAGGGATAATCTTCTTAACGGTTTCAACAGTACTATCAGTGTAGGCAATCAGATCCAGACAGAAACGGGTAATATATCCGGTACGACAGAAACCTGTATCAATCAATTGGTAAATGGATGCATCCACACGCCTCGCTGTACCTATCAGTATTACAACAAGAATTGCTCCAGAATTATCTTTCTTCCAATAGTTAATACTCTTGATGTAAGCGGCCGCAAGTATGTAAAAGTATTGGGTTTCGGAACATTCTTTCTCGAAGGGGTAACAAACCAAGGCGGGCAGGCAGATGTAACAGGACGGTTTATTACTTACAGCATGCAGGGGGAAACCTCAAGCGCAGTAAATGATTATGGTACATATGGGATACGACTGGTCGAATAG
- a CDS encoding response regulator, whose product MGKRVMIVEDSNTVRYEVKLILEQIGVTLVETANEMGMFNMMEEYGKCVDLIIMDLTLKHENGFDLIEKLKENEKYRDIPILVLTEHADKNNVLKAKELAVAGYLRKPIRKDELIERVKAVLARGAEVM is encoded by the coding sequence ATGGGTAAGCGAGTTATGATAGTTGAGGATTCTAATACAGTCAGGTATGAGGTTAAGTTGATTCTTGAACAGATAGGGGTCACTCTTGTAGAAACAGCCAATGAAATGGGTATGTTCAATATGATGGAAGAGTATGGAAAGTGTGTGGATTTAATAATCATGGATCTTACGCTGAAACATGAAAACGGCTTTGACCTGATAGAGAAGCTGAAAGAGAATGAAAAATACAGGGATATTCCTATATTGGTATTAACAGAGCATGCTGATAAAAATAATGTACTAAAAGCAAAGGAATTGGCTGTAGCAGGTTATTTGAGAAAGCCAATTCGGAAAGATGAACTTATTGAAAGAGTAAAGGCTGTTTTGGCTAGAGGTGCTGAAGTTATGTAG
- a CDS encoding Hpt domain-containing protein, translating into MKNLVFRYDIEGLAEGLGVSIEDISGLFASYFNEMQGEINDMRQFLECSDWDMLERVVHNVKGVSANLGITDVFEEAERFDVLLKSRETKNSAKYVDSLEQLINSAKEEIKDYFCQRGCAL; encoded by the coding sequence ATGAAAAATTTGGTATTCAGATATGATATAGAGGGTTTGGCTGAGGGACTTGGTGTAAGTATTGAGGATATTTCTGGACTATTTGCAAGTTATTTTAATGAAATGCAGGGTGAAATAAATGATATGAGGCAGTTTCTGGAATGTAGTGATTGGGATATGCTTGAGCGTGTCGTGCACAATGTAAAAGGAGTATCTGCAAACCTGGGAATAACAGATGTTTTTGAAGAAGCAGAAAGGTTTGATGTACTGCTTAAGAGCAGAGAGACTAAAAACTCTGCCAAATACGTAGATTCTCTGGAACAGCTAATAAACAGCGCTAAAGAGGAAATTAAGGACTATTTTTGTCAAAGAGGCTGTGCTCTGTAA